The Leptolyngbya sp. CCY15150 genome contains a region encoding:
- a CDS encoding aspartate kinase, with the protein MSLIVQKYGGTSVGTVERIQAVAKRVQKTVAQGHSVVVVVSAMGKTTDGLVKLAHDISAQPSRREMDMLLSTGEQVSIALLSMALQELGQPAISLTGAQVGIVTEAEHTRARILNIDPERVERCLLDGKVVVVAGFQGISNSTDLEITTLGRGGSDTSAVALAAALRADVCEIYTDVPGILTTDPRLVPDAQLMDEITCDEMLELASLGAKVLHPRAVEIARNYGVMLVVRSSWTDEPGTRVVSPFNEGRSLEGLEIAHPVDAVELDTNQAKVALLRVPDHPGIAARLFGEIALQDLDVDLVIQSIHEGNTNDIAFTVTQSSLNQAEAVAEAIAPSLRSHDAALDEAEVMVQAQMAKVSIAGAGMIGRPGVAAQMFTTLAKAGVNIQMISTSEVKVSCAIARDDCDRAVEALCDAFHIASSTLASHSSTPVPEADFPPVRGAALDRNQARLAVRSVPDRPGMAAQIFTRLATHGVSVDMIIQSQRCRLLDGTTTRDIAFTVTQADAEMAQQVLRADQAELGYGEVLVDPAIAKVSVVGMGMVHRPGVAAKMFQALAKQDINIQMIATSEIKISCLVSEEEGVQALQAVHAAFGLSGSQRIQVPA; encoded by the coding sequence ATGTCGCTGATTGTGCAGAAATATGGTGGGACATCCGTTGGAACGGTCGAACGGATCCAAGCGGTTGCCAAACGTGTCCAGAAAACCGTTGCCCAAGGGCATTCGGTGGTGGTGGTGGTCTCTGCCATGGGCAAAACCACCGATGGATTGGTGAAACTCGCCCACGATATTTCTGCCCAACCCAGCCGCCGCGAAATGGATATGCTGCTCTCCACAGGCGAGCAGGTCTCGATCGCCCTCTTGAGCATGGCGCTTCAGGAATTGGGGCAGCCGGCCATTTCTCTCACAGGGGCGCAGGTGGGCATTGTCACCGAGGCAGAGCATACCCGAGCCCGCATTCTCAACATTGACCCAGAGCGGGTCGAGCGCTGCTTGCTTGACGGTAAGGTCGTTGTGGTTGCCGGCTTTCAAGGCATCAGCAACAGCACAGATTTAGAAATTACTACCTTAGGGCGGGGCGGATCCGACACCTCCGCTGTTGCCCTGGCCGCCGCGCTGCGGGCCGATGTTTGCGAGATCTATACCGACGTGCCGGGCATTTTGACCACCGATCCGCGCTTGGTGCCCGATGCTCAGCTCATGGATGAAATCACCTGCGATGAAATGCTAGAGCTGGCCAGCCTCGGAGCCAAGGTCTTGCATCCTCGGGCCGTGGAAATTGCCCGGAACTATGGGGTCATGCTGGTGGTGCGCTCTAGCTGGACGGATGAACCGGGCACCAGGGTTGTCTCACCGTTCAACGAAGGGCGATCGCTAGAGGGCTTAGAAATCGCCCATCCTGTCGATGCCGTAGAACTCGATACCAACCAAGCCAAGGTTGCCTTACTGCGCGTGCCCGATCATCCAGGCATTGCCGCCCGCCTCTTTGGAGAAATTGCCCTGCAGGATTTGGATGTTGACCTAGTCATTCAGTCTATCCATGAGGGCAACACCAACGATATTGCCTTTACCGTCACCCAGTCGTCCCTGAATCAAGCTGAAGCGGTGGCCGAAGCGATCGCTCCCTCCCTCCGCAGTCATGACGCTGCCTTAGATGAAGCCGAGGTGATGGTACAAGCCCAGATGGCGAAGGTGAGTATTGCCGGAGCCGGCATGATTGGCCGCCCCGGTGTGGCGGCGCAGATGTTCACCACCTTAGCCAAGGCAGGAGTGAACATTCAAATGATTTCCACCTCGGAAGTAAAGGTGAGCTGTGCGATCGCCCGAGACGACTGCGATCGCGCCGTGGAAGCCCTCTGTGATGCCTTCCATATCGCCAGTTCGACCCTAGCCTCCCATTCCTCCACCCCCGTCCCTGAAGCGGATTTTCCCCCGGTACGCGGGGCTGCCCTCGATCGCAACCAGGCCCGCTTAGCCGTGCGCTCTGTCCCCGATCGCCCCGGCATGGCCGCCCAAATTTTCACGCGCTTGGCCACCCATGGCGTTAGTGTAGACATGATCATTCAGTCCCAGCGATGTCGTCTTCTAGACGGGACGACCACCCGCGACATCGCCTTCACCGTCACTCAAGCCGATGCCGAGATGGCTCAACAGGTTCTGCGGGCCGATCAGGCGGAGCTAGGCTATGGAGAAGTGCTTGTTGATCCAGCGATCGCCAAGGTGAGTGTGGTGGGCATGGGCATGGTTCACCGTCCTGGCGTGGCTGCCAAAATGTTTCAAGCGCTGGCCAAGCAGGATATTAATATCCAGATGATCGCCACGTCAGAAATCAAGATTAGCTGCCTAGTTTCTGAAGAGGAAGGCGTCCAGGCTCTGCAAGCGGTTCATGCCGCCTTTGGGCTCTCCGGTAGCCAACGAATCCAGGTTCCTGCCTAG
- the rpmG gene encoding 50S ribosomal protein L33: protein MAAKGARLIITLECTECRTNPDKRSSGVSRYTTSKNRRNTTARLELKKYCPHCNKHTVHKETK, encoded by the coding sequence ATGGCTGCTAAAGGCGCTCGTCTCATTATTACGCTGGAATGTACGGAATGTCGCACCAACCCCGACAAGCGATCATCCGGCGTCTCTCGCTACACCACCTCCAAGAATCGGCGGAACACCACTGCCCGCTTGGAACTGAAGAAATATTGTCCGCACTGTAACAAGCATACGGTTCATAAAGAAACCAAGTAA
- a CDS encoding cofactor assembly of complex C subunit B, which yields MDNPILPSTAFLTVLLAIGLLFFIRASTKDRIEVSQLLADQPQETLLESLQSYFSDRAYVITAVDAETEQVTYEGFVSPSIFLAVFLTLLAAVGFLCLALVLAMLVPATAGWAIGLVALAPLAGVFYWKKSARPETVYLKVETVALDDPSSPDPRSLVTVTGHRDELAELQRSLKLKLVESD from the coding sequence ATGGATAACCCCATTTTGCCTTCGACTGCCTTTCTGACTGTCTTACTAGCGATCGGCCTACTGTTTTTCATCCGCGCTTCCACCAAAGACCGGATTGAGGTGAGTCAACTGCTGGCTGACCAGCCCCAAGAGACCTTGCTGGAATCGCTTCAGAGCTATTTCAGCGATCGCGCCTATGTGATCACGGCGGTGGATGCGGAGACGGAGCAAGTCACCTATGAAGGTTTTGTCAGTCCCAGCATTTTTCTGGCTGTATTTCTGACGCTCTTGGCAGCAGTCGGGTTTCTTTGCTTGGCTCTAGTGTTGGCTATGCTGGTGCCAGCGACGGCTGGTTGGGCGATCGGTTTAGTGGCTCTGGCACCCTTGGCGGGGGTGTTCTATTGGAAAAAGTCGGCGCGTCCGGAAACGGTGTACCTGAAGGTGGAAACCGTCGCGCTAGACGATCCATCCTCCCCAGACCCCCGCAGTTTGGTCACTGTCACCGGGCATCGGGATGAGCTGGCTGAGTTGCAGCGATCGCTGAAGCTGAAGCTGGTGGAGTCCGACTGA
- the rpsR gene encoding 30S ribosomal protein S18, whose protein sequence is MAYYRRRVSPINPKDPIDYKDVDLLRKFVTERGKILPRRITGLTAKQQRQLTRSIKQARILALLPFINREG, encoded by the coding sequence ATGGCATATTATCGTCGTCGCGTTTCTCCCATTAACCCTAAAGATCCCATTGACTACAAAGATGTAGATCTGCTCCGTAAGTTTGTCACCGAGCGGGGCAAAATTCTGCCTCGTCGGATCACTGGCCTCACCGCCAAGCAGCAGCGTCAGCTCACCCGCTCGATTAAGCAAGCGCGCATTCTGGCTCTTTTGCCGTTCATCAACCGCGAAGGCTAG
- a CDS encoding sugar ABC transporter substrate-binding protein produces the protein MKRWKSWKRFSLFAVLGILLSALLGCSGTPSGQSADGRQEIEFWTMQLQPDFTDYFNTLIAEFESDNPDLAVRWVDVPWSDMQSKILTAVSAGTAPDVVNLNPDFALQLAGRNAWLDLNEQVPAEVQQQYLSKIWQANSLNGQSFALPWYLATSITISNTAILDEAGITTPPSTFEELAAAAAQIRERTGKYAFFVSFVPEDSAEVLQSFVKMGVQLVDEQGQAAFNTPAGLAAFDYWVTLYKDGLLPREALTQGHRRAIELYQSGEVALLSTGPQFLSTIATNAPAIAATSIATPQITGTTGAKNVAVMNLVVPRSTDSPEAAVKFALYVTNDANQLAFAKEANVLPSTIAALEDEYFTQIADDAAPADQARVVSASQMGEAEVLLPPLEDIKVLQKIVYENLQAAMLDQKTVEQAIADAEQAWNQR, from the coding sequence ATGAAACGGTGGAAGAGTTGGAAACGGTTCAGCCTATTTGCAGTCCTAGGCATCCTGCTCAGTGCATTGCTTGGCTGTAGCGGCACGCCGTCTGGGCAATCCGCTGATGGTCGCCAAGAAATTGAGTTTTGGACGATGCAGCTCCAGCCCGACTTCACAGACTATTTCAATACCTTGATCGCCGAATTTGAGTCCGACAATCCCGACCTGGCCGTGCGTTGGGTGGATGTGCCTTGGTCAGACATGCAGAGCAAAATCCTCACGGCCGTATCCGCCGGTACAGCCCCAGACGTAGTCAACCTCAACCCCGACTTTGCCCTGCAGTTAGCCGGTCGCAATGCCTGGCTAGATTTGAACGAGCAGGTGCCTGCTGAGGTGCAGCAACAGTATCTATCCAAGATTTGGCAAGCCAATAGCCTCAATGGTCAAAGCTTTGCCCTGCCTTGGTACCTAGCCACCAGTATCACCATTAGCAATACGGCCATTCTAGACGAGGCTGGCATCACCACCCCGCCCAGCACCTTTGAGGAACTCGCTGCCGCTGCTGCCCAAATACGGGAACGCACCGGTAAGTACGCCTTTTTCGTCTCCTTTGTGCCAGAAGACTCTGCCGAAGTGCTGCAATCTTTTGTGAAAATGGGCGTGCAATTAGTCGATGAGCAAGGGCAAGCGGCCTTCAATACACCTGCAGGGCTTGCCGCCTTTGACTATTGGGTCACCCTCTATAAAGACGGCCTCCTGCCCCGTGAAGCCCTGACCCAAGGACATCGTCGCGCCATTGAACTTTACCAATCCGGGGAAGTAGCCTTGCTATCTACCGGGCCCCAATTTCTCTCGACGATCGCCACCAATGCTCCCGCGATCGCTGCCACCTCCATCGCCACACCTCAGATTACCGGCACCACTGGCGCTAAGAATGTTGCCGTGATGAACTTAGTCGTCCCCCGCAGCACCGACAGCCCCGAAGCTGCCGTGAAGTTTGCCCTCTACGTCACCAACGACGCTAATCAACTCGCCTTTGCTAAAGAAGCCAACGTGCTGCCTTCCACAATAGCCGCCTTGGAAGACGAGTATTTTACCCAAATCGCTGATGATGCAGCCCCAGCCGATCAGGCGCGGGTGGTGAGCGCTAGCCAAATGGGCGAGGCGGAGGTGTTGCTGCCCCCCCTTGAAGACATCAAGGTACTGCAGAAAATTGTCTACGAGAATCTGCAGGCTGCGATGCTTGACCAGAAGACCGTTGAACAGGCGATCGCGGATGCAGAACAGGCCTGGAACCAGCGTTAG
- a CDS encoding glucose 1-dehydrogenase, which produces MKGLRDKTALVTGASSGIGQAIAIRLAEEGCNIAINYRSSPGGAQDTLDEAMKQACDDVEKCGVRALLVQGDVSKEADVVAVVDQVVKHFGQLDILVNNAGVQTESPSHDLDVDSFDWVLNVNLRGAFLCARETIKHLLHHQRPGSIINVSSVHEVIPRPHYLSYSISKGGMGNLTKTLALEYANQNIRINGIGPGATATPINDDWTEDADKRAVVESHIPMGRAGTPEEMAAAVAFMASDEAAYMTGQTLYIDGGLTLYADFQEAWSA; this is translated from the coding sequence ATGAAAGGACTTCGGGATAAAACAGCCTTGGTGACGGGAGCCTCGTCGGGCATTGGGCAGGCGATCGCCATTCGTCTAGCAGAGGAGGGCTGCAACATAGCGATCAACTACCGCAGCAGCCCAGGTGGAGCCCAAGATACCCTTGACGAGGCCATGAAGCAGGCCTGTGATGATGTAGAAAAGTGCGGTGTGCGAGCCCTGCTGGTGCAGGGGGATGTCTCCAAAGAGGCTGATGTGGTGGCCGTGGTAGACCAGGTGGTTAAACACTTTGGGCAGCTCGACATCCTTGTCAACAATGCAGGGGTGCAAACCGAAAGTCCTTCCCATGATCTAGATGTAGACAGCTTCGACTGGGTGCTGAATGTCAACCTGCGGGGTGCTTTTCTATGTGCCCGCGAAACCATCAAGCACCTGCTTCACCACCAGCGCCCTGGCTCTATCATCAATGTTTCTAGCGTTCATGAAGTGATTCCTCGACCCCACTATCTCAGCTATTCCATCAGTAAAGGGGGCATGGGCAATCTCACCAAAACCCTAGCCCTAGAATATGCAAACCAGAACATTCGGATTAATGGCATTGGCCCCGGAGCGACTGCAACTCCCATTAACGATGATTGGACGGAGGATGCAGACAAACGAGCCGTTGTAGAGAGTCATATTCCCATGGGTCGCGCGGGCACGCCAGAAGAGATGGCGGCAGCGGTGGCCTTTATGGCTTCTGATGAAGCTGCTTACATGACCGGACAAACGCTGTATATCGATGGAGGGCTGACGCTATACGCAGATTTCCAGGAAGCGTGGTCAGCCTAG
- the psbM gene encoding photosystem II reaction center protein PsbM — protein sequence METNDLGFIATILFVLVPTVFLLILYIQTASKQSNDS from the coding sequence ATGGAAACTAATGATCTTGGGTTCATTGCAACGATTCTATTCGTGCTAGTACCCACCGTCTTCTTATTAATTCTTTACATTCAGACAGCGAGTAAGCAATCCAACGATTCATGA
- the glp gene encoding gephyrin-like molybdotransferase Glp produces the protein MMPVNQAEAKILDLMTPLDAKQDSESVSLLAADGRILAEDVVSSLDFPHWDNSAMDGYAVRFMDTKTEGAGKPVSLTITEEIPAGYLPQQSVGAGQAARIFTGGMLPEGADTVIMQEHTQREGDRIFIMEPPKRGDFVRRQGAYYKAGQTLLRAGTRLGAADIAVLAAAQCPQVQVYRRPRVAILSTGNELVSPEQPLQPGQIVDSNQYALAALVQRTGAEAICLGIVPDDPDQLKAAIAQAVAQSDMVLSSGGVSVGDYDYVDRILADLGGTLHIRAVAVKPGKPLTVATLEREGRSHLYFGLPGNPVSALVSVWRFVQPALRKLSGITTDWRPTFVMGHPSQLLKSDGKRETYLWGSTYYLNGAYEFNLAGGSHSSGNLINLAQTNSLAIIPIGQKQIPIGGSVRIILLD, from the coding sequence CTGATGCCCGTTAACCAAGCCGAAGCCAAAATTCTTGACTTAATGACCCCCCTCGATGCTAAGCAGGACAGCGAATCTGTGTCGCTGCTGGCTGCCGATGGGCGCATTTTGGCGGAGGATGTCGTTAGTTCCCTTGACTTTCCCCACTGGGACAATTCGGCCATGGATGGGTATGCCGTACGGTTCATGGATACCAAGACAGAGGGCGCGGGCAAGCCCGTGTCCCTAACCATTACCGAAGAAATTCCCGCAGGCTACCTCCCCCAGCAATCCGTGGGCGCAGGGCAAGCAGCCAGGATTTTCACCGGCGGCATGCTCCCCGAGGGGGCCGATACCGTGATTATGCAAGAGCATACCCAGCGCGAGGGCGATCGCATCTTTATCATGGAACCTCCCAAACGAGGCGACTTCGTGCGGCGGCAGGGCGCGTACTACAAAGCCGGGCAAACCTTACTGCGGGCCGGCACGCGTTTAGGAGCGGCAGATATTGCCGTACTGGCGGCGGCCCAATGCCCTCAGGTGCAGGTGTATCGGCGGCCGCGGGTGGCAATTTTGTCCACCGGCAACGAGCTGGTCTCCCCAGAACAACCCTTGCAGCCGGGTCAGATTGTAGATTCCAACCAATATGCCCTAGCCGCCTTGGTGCAGCGCACCGGCGCAGAGGCGATTTGTTTGGGCATTGTGCCTGATGATCCTGATCAGCTCAAGGCAGCGATCGCCCAAGCGGTTGCCCAGAGCGATATGGTGCTCTCCTCCGGCGGCGTTTCCGTGGGAGATTATGACTATGTTGATCGGATTTTGGCAGACCTGGGCGGCACCCTCCACATTCGCGCTGTGGCCGTCAAACCTGGTAAACCCCTAACCGTTGCCACCTTGGAACGAGAGGGGCGATCGCATCTATATTTTGGGCTACCGGGCAATCCAGTGTCAGCGCTGGTGAGCGTCTGGCGCTTTGTGCAGCCGGCCCTACGCAAGCTATCGGGCATCACAACGGATTGGCGTCCCACCTTTGTTATGGGGCACCCTAGTCAACTGCTCAAGTCGGATGGCAAGCGGGAAACCTATCTCTGGGGCTCCACCTACTACCTGAATGGAGCCTATGAATTTAACCTGGCGGGCGGCAGCCATAGCTCCGGTAACTTGATCAACTTGGCGCAGACCAACAGTCTTGCCATCATCCCCATCGGTCAGAAGCAAATTCCCATCGGCGGTTCAGTGCGGATCATTCTGCTGGACTAG
- a CDS encoding 2Fe-2S iron-sulfur cluster-binding protein, with protein sequence MATITFVNEQQEAIVADGANLRLKTLENNIDLYKFTGKLLNCGGYGQCGTCIVEVVDGMDNLSPRTEAEKRKLKRKPDSYRLACQTLVNGDVSIRTKP encoded by the coding sequence ATGGCTACCATTACGTTTGTCAACGAACAACAGGAAGCAATTGTCGCGGATGGCGCAAATTTGAGACTCAAGACCCTCGAAAATAATATCGATCTCTATAAATTTACCGGCAAGCTGTTGAACTGCGGCGGCTATGGGCAATGTGGCACCTGCATTGTAGAAGTTGTGGACGGCATGGATAATCTCTCCCCCCGCACCGAAGCCGAAAAGCGCAAGCTGAAGCGCAAACCCGATAGCTATCGCCTAGCCTGCCAAACCTTGGTCAATGGTGACGTGAGCATCCGCACCAAGCCCTAG
- a CDS encoding ribonuclease R family protein, producing the protein MDKGTLVEFRVSGDRRLGVVDHAEGKKWVVVDDRGLSHTLHTRQVTYEVTGQTYKADQLEAFWAGIQSYLDPSSLEVAWELLVEDGETVDPSEMALLLFSDQTPELCYAAHCLLSDDKLYFKQKGDRYEPRSASQVAELKHQFTMASQRAQERESFYARIQQALQGEPVEWQKSDRPRIESLERFATLGDEAIHPTAALEILAGVGYAETAEAAFQLLVDLQLWDPHENLFVRRSQLPTQFPSKVVEMAHSRLLSPPPDTDPDRLDLTHLKTYTVDDESTSEIDDGLSLETLDTGIQRLWVHIADPTRWLSLGDDIDLEARRRCTTVYLPTGMVPMFPSELATGPMSLVQGEICNALSFGVILDETGEVMDYTIAPSLVRPTYRLTYDDVDEMLELGVKAEAELEAIARWADVRQAWRTSQGAICIRMPESSIKVQEDEIIIQVLDDSLARRLVAEMMILAGEVAGRYGQAHGLPLPFRGQPQPELPSDDELMQLPPGLVRECAVRRCMPRSETSISPIRHASLGLDTYTQVTSPIRRYTDLIAHFQIKAHLRGDTPPIAAKELEDMLLSVSSTAYESTLVERQTNRYWGLEYLRRHPNQSWSALILRWLREQDNLGLILIEDLGLELAMRFKREVELGDHVEVKASYVDPRKDIIQFVELLSDPATVAS; encoded by the coding sequence ATGGATAAGGGCACTCTAGTTGAGTTTCGAGTCAGTGGCGATCGCCGTCTTGGGGTGGTTGACCACGCTGAAGGCAAAAAATGGGTGGTTGTCGATGATCGAGGGCTATCCCATACGCTGCATACTCGCCAAGTGACCTATGAGGTTACCGGGCAGACCTATAAAGCTGACCAACTGGAAGCATTTTGGGCCGGCATCCAATCCTACCTAGATCCCTCTAGCTTAGAAGTCGCCTGGGAGTTGCTCGTGGAGGATGGGGAAACAGTCGATCCATCGGAGATGGCCCTGCTGCTTTTTTCTGACCAAACTCCTGAGCTATGCTACGCGGCTCACTGCTTGCTGTCCGATGACAAGCTGTACTTTAAGCAAAAGGGCGATCGCTACGAGCCACGCTCCGCTAGCCAAGTGGCAGAACTCAAGCATCAGTTCACCATGGCCAGCCAGCGGGCCCAAGAGCGAGAGTCATTTTATGCAAGGATTCAGCAAGCCCTGCAGGGTGAGCCGGTAGAATGGCAAAAGAGCGATCGCCCTCGGATAGAAAGTCTAGAGCGATTTGCAACCCTAGGGGATGAAGCGATTCACCCAACTGCGGCCTTGGAGATACTAGCAGGGGTGGGCTACGCCGAAACGGCTGAAGCGGCATTTCAACTTTTGGTTGATCTGCAGCTTTGGGATCCGCACGAAAACCTTTTTGTGCGGCGCAGTCAGCTCCCCACGCAGTTTCCTAGCAAGGTTGTCGAAATGGCTCATAGCCGTCTGCTATCTCCCCCGCCCGATACGGATCCGGATCGACTCGATCTGACTCATCTAAAGACCTACACCGTTGATGATGAAAGTACGAGTGAGATTGACGATGGTCTGAGCCTAGAAACGTTAGATACTGGCATTCAGCGTCTTTGGGTTCACATTGCCGATCCCACCCGCTGGCTGTCCTTAGGCGATGATATTGACTTAGAAGCCCGCCGTCGCTGCACCACGGTCTATCTGCCGACGGGGATGGTGCCCATGTTTCCCTCGGAGCTAGCCACCGGGCCCATGAGCTTGGTGCAGGGCGAAATTTGTAATGCCCTAAGTTTCGGCGTGATTTTGGATGAAACGGGTGAGGTGATGGACTACACCATTGCCCCCAGTCTTGTGCGTCCCACCTATCGCCTCACCTACGATGATGTGGATGAGATGTTGGAACTAGGGGTGAAGGCTGAAGCTGAGCTAGAAGCGATCGCCCGTTGGGCAGATGTCCGTCAGGCTTGGCGCACATCCCAAGGTGCTATCTGCATTCGTATGCCAGAGTCATCCATCAAGGTGCAGGAAGACGAAATTATCATTCAAGTACTGGATGATTCCCTGGCCCGTCGCTTGGTGGCTGAGATGATGATTTTGGCGGGGGAGGTGGCTGGCCGCTATGGTCAAGCCCATGGACTGCCCCTACCGTTTCGTGGGCAGCCCCAGCCTGAACTGCCTTCCGATGATGAGTTGATGCAGTTGCCGCCGGGATTGGTGCGGGAATGTGCCGTGCGGCGCTGTATGCCCCGCAGTGAAACAAGTATCTCGCCCATCCGCCACGCCAGCCTAGGTTTGGATACCTACACCCAGGTCACCTCTCCAATTCGTCGCTACACAGACCTGATTGCCCACTTCCAGATTAAGGCCCACCTACGGGGCGACACACCTCCGATTGCGGCGAAGGAACTGGAAGATATGCTGCTGTCGGTGAGTTCCACCGCCTACGAGTCTACGCTGGTGGAGCGGCAAACCAATCGCTATTGGGGGCTAGAATACCTGCGTCGTCATCCGAATCAGTCTTGGTCGGCGCTGATCCTGCGATGGCTGCGGGAGCAGGACAATTTAGGGCTGATCCTCATTGAAGATTTAGGTTTAGAGTTGGCGATGCGCTTTAAGCGAGAGGTGGAGCTGGGGGATCATGTGGAAGTGAAGGCAAGCTATGTCGATCCTCGTAAAGACATCATCCAGTTTGTGGAGCTGCTGTCTGACCCCGCAACGGTGGCATCCTAG
- a CDS encoding glyoxalase-like domain protein — protein sequence MTLAESFLGLHSSMLLGVFPLDSILSTQGIMVMLLVAYAGAMWVFLTSAPKVYTVMVSDLELAKLFYEGMLDLPAADVPLQYYYNYEQTLGAATDPLYLSTANLTSPATTLNNTEGLWYQLKKNTQLHIISGASLGHKNRQRHVCFDHDCLEQLLLRVQTRRLKHKIRRDEPLNFLVKDYDGRVIEMAEIAR from the coding sequence ATGACGCTTGCAGAAAGTTTCTTAGGGCTCCATTCATCCATGTTGCTTGGGGTTTTTCCCCTCGATAGCATCCTGTCAACCCAAGGCATCATGGTGATGCTGCTGGTTGCCTATGCCGGAGCGATGTGGGTGTTTTTAACCAGTGCTCCCAAGGTATACACCGTGATGGTGTCGGATTTGGAGTTGGCCAAGCTGTTCTATGAGGGGATGCTAGACCTGCCGGCTGCCGATGTGCCCCTCCAGTATTACTACAATTATGAACAAACTCTAGGGGCTGCCACCGATCCGCTCTACCTCTCAACGGCGAATCTCACCTCTCCAGCCACCACCCTCAACAACACAGAGGGGCTATGGTATCAGCTTAAGAAAAATACCCAGCTTCATATCATCTCGGGAGCGAGCTTGGGGCATAAAAATCGCCAGCGCCATGTGTGTTTTGACCATGACTGTCTAGAACAGTTGCTGCTGCGGGTGCAAACCCGTCGGCTCAAACATAAAATTCGCCGCGATGAACCGCTGAACTTCTTGGTGAAGGATTATGACGGTCGGGTGATTGAAATGGCAGAAATTGCCCGCTAA